The following DNA comes from Thalassospira xiamenensis M-5 = DSM 17429.
ACATGCTGCAAACAGGATCGGTTGCATGTTCTGCTTGATCCGACGTTCTGTGATTATGCTGGTGCTTTTTATGATGATGCTCAGACATGGTCTGCTTCCTGCTGTTATGCCTCAATGTCACTGCGGTTTATCAATGTCCTGAGTGATCGTGACTGTGCGCCTTGGCCGATTGGTTTATCCGGTTTGACAGGAACTGAATAGCCCCTGGAATTGTAGACACCCGGTTTGATCAGATTTTTCGTCTTTCGAATTCGACGGGTGACAACATCCCGTTGGTACTATGTTTGCGCTTCGGGTTGTAGAACATTTCTATGTAATCGAAGACATCCTGACGTGCCTCATCCCGTGATTTATAGACCCTGCGGCGGATGCGTTCGCGTTTAAGCAAGTTGAAGAAACTTTCGGCAACAGCATTGTCATAACAGTTCCCACGGCGGCTCATACTATGTTCAAGATTGTGCTGACGAAGGAAAGCTGCCCAGTCGATGCTGGTATATTGGGAACCCTGATCAGAATGGATCAGCACCCTGTTCTTTGGCTTTCGCCGCCAGACGGCCATCAGCAAGGCTTGCAGAACAACCTCTGTATCTTGTCGCTGCTTCAATGCCCAGCCAACCACCATGCGGGAATAAAGGTCAATTACGACGGCAAGATACGCAAATCCTTCCTGTGTCTTGATATAGGTGATATCGGTCACCCAAACGGTATTTGGTCTGGCGGTATCAAACTGCCGATCCAGTTTGTTGTCAGCGACGACAGCCGGTTTGCGGCCATATTTGCCGGGACGCTTCTTGTAACCGATCCGGGCGCGTATGCCTGCATTGCGGGCCAGTCGGGCAACACGGTTCGGACTGCAACTCTCTCCCATATCCAGCAGATCATCATGGATTTTGCGGTAGCCATATACCTGACCGCTGTCTTCCCATATCTGGCGAACAAGCGCGGTCTGCCTTTGATCTTCCAGAAACCGGGCGCTGTGTGGTTTCTTCTGCCAAGCATAAAAGCCACTGGGATGAACCTGCAAACACCGGCACATGGTGCGCACCGAGTAGACCCGGCGATGCTGGTCAATAAACGCGTACCTCATTTTGCATCCCTGGCGAAGTACGCGGTTGCCTTTTTTAGAATATCGCGCTCCTCGGTGATCCGGGCGAGTTCTTGCTTCAGGCGGCGTATCTCGGATGATTGTTGATCAGCTTCAGCAATCGTATCAGGGGACTTGCTGAACTTCTTCTTCCACACATACAGGGAATGTGTGCTGACACCGAGACGAGCAGAAACTTCCGCTACTGAGTAGCCTCGTTCTGTAATCTGGCGAACGGCATTGATTTTGAACTCATCGGTAAAATGACTCTTGGGCATCGTAAACTCCTTGCCTCACTTTATAAGTGATGGGGTGTCTACAATTCCAGGGGCTATTCACCTTTTTGGTAGAAAGTGGTGTCTCTGATTGGTGAGGAGCACTTTATGAGTGATCTATTCTGGCTTTCCCGTTCTCAGTTGCAGCGTATTGAGCCCTGTTTCCCACAGGCTCACGGGGTTCCTCGTGTTGATGATCAGCGCGTTGTTTCCGGGATCATCCATGTCATTCGCAACGGTCTTCGCTGGCGTGATGCCCCAAGGGAATACGGGCCGCACAAGACGCTCTATAACCGCTTTGTACGCTGGAGCCGATTGGGTGTCTTTGATCGTATATTCTCTGCGATTGCAGCCGAGAACGGCGAGCCTGAACAGTTGATGATCGACGCCACACATCTGAAGGCACACCGCACGGCGGCCAGCCTGCTTAAAAAGGGGATGTTCCCCGCCGTATCGGGAGAACGAAAGGTGGCCTGAATTCCAAGCTGCATGCCATCGTCAATGAGCACGGCAAGCCACTTGTCCTGCTGCTAACCGAAGGTCAGATGAGCGATCATCTTGGCGCAAAGCTTATGTATGAAAGCCTGCCAACCTCGGCATCTCACCTGATTGGTGATAAGGGCTATGACAGCGACGAGTTCCGGGCGGCGCTCAACGCCAAGGGTATCAAGCCCTGCATACCGCCCCGCAAAAACAGAAACACACACATATCATACTGCCGAAAGCTCTATAAAACCCGGCACAAAGTCGAGAACATGTTCGGAAAGCTCAAAGACTGGCGCAGGGTGGCGACCCGATATGACCGATGCGCGCACACCTTCTTTTCTGCGATCTGTATCGCTGCTACCGTCATATTTTACCTCAATTAATGAGTCCTGAGCCTAGATATGTGAACCACTCATACAGGTCATAGGTTAAAGCTGTTTGTGTGTTTCCTACCGAGGGAATTCTCGAGGACCGGACGCATTTGTCATGGAGATAGAATAAGACCGGCTCAACAATTCTGCATCCGTCATAGACAAGATAGTGGAAACCGGTAGGGAGACTGTGGCTCTTCACTTGATCCCACTCGGTATCGCGGATGATCGTTGCAGGTCGAACGACATCCGCTGTTTTGGCAACCGTGTAGTAGGGAACTGTCAGCATGCTTCCCTCATTCCAAATGTCGGGCACCGGGTTTTGTTTGTCATCTTGAGGCTGTGATATCAGACCTTACCTGCACCGCCAGCATGCTGGCGGTGCAGGTAAGGTCTGTAGGCACAGTGGCAGCTAAACAGCCATGTTAGCAAGGAAGTTTGTGTATGTGAACAATGTTAGTAATGTCATATAACATTGTTCGAAAGGCATACGACTGGTTTGCCGTGCAGACTTGGATCGAATAGTCGCTCACAGCTGACATAAAAGGCGTCGGCGTCACAAAGTCCGATCATTTGGTTTCCGTGAATTGGAGGATGGCCAGTGCATATGGATTAAAACCACGCCCCAGATTTCCGTATGTTCAGTGCATTGCAATCTTGGAAATGCAGGGTTCTCTGGCTCAAGCCACGCTTCGACCCGGCTCCGCCGCAAGCGTTTAACGGTGAGGCCGCCGTCATATATCGCAACAACAACATCGCCGTCGTTCGCAACGAGAGATCGATCGACAACCAGCAGATCACCGTCGCGCATGAGGGGATACATGCTGTCCCCCTGAAGTTTGAAAAAATAAGTCGCGCTTGGGTGGTCGATGAATCTGTTCAAGTCAAGATAGCCGTCGAGATGATCCTCGGCAGGGGAAGGAAAGCCGGCAGAAACGCTCTCAAGTGCGAGCGGCCGGGACAGATTTTGATGTTGGGCAAATTTCGCGATGTATGAGAACATAAAGGGAACATTGTGCGAAATTATGCGGCTGTCAAGGCGACAGGAGCATGGGGCCAATGCATTCCATATGCTCCACACTGTTCGAAAATCGGAATTCGCTGAAAATTCTTGATATATCAAGGGAAAGCTATCGCGCCCGCCCAAGAAAACTCCCGGTCAATCGCAATTAGCAACTGCTCACAT
Coding sequences within:
- a CDS encoding IS5 family transposase (programmed frameshift) gives rise to the protein MSDLFWLSRSQLQRIEPCFPQAHGVPRVDDQRVVSGIIHVIRNGLRWRDAPREYGPHKTLYNRFVRWSRLGVFDRIFSAIAAENGEPEQLMIDATHLKAHRTAASLLKKGMFPRRIGRTKGGLNSKLHAIVNEHGKPLVLLLTEGQMSDHLGAKLMYESLPTSASHLIGDKGYDSDEFRAALNAKGIKPCIPPRKNRNTHISYCRKLYKTRHKVENMFGKLKDWRRVATRYDRCAHTFFSAICIAATVIFYLN
- a CDS encoding IS3 family transposase (programmed frameshift); its protein translation is MPKSHFTDEFKINAVRQITERGYSVAEVSARLGVSTHSLYVWKKKFSKSPDTIAEADQQSSEIRRLKQELARITEERDILKKANRVLRQGCKMRYAFIDQHRRVYSVRTMCRCLQVHPSGFYAWQKKPHSARFLEDQRQTALVRQIWEDSGQVYGYRKIHDDLLDMGESCSPNRVARLARNAGIRARIGYKKRPGKYGRKPAVVADNKLDRQFDTARPNTVWVTDITYIKTQEGFAYLAVVIDLYSRMVVGWALKQRQDTEVVLQALLMAVWRRKPKNRVLIHSDQGSQYTSIDWAAFLRQHNLEHSMSRRGNCYDNAVAESFFNLLKRERIRRRVYKSRDEARQDVFDYIEMFYNPKRKHSTNGMLSPVEFERRKI
- a CDS encoding LexA family protein; amino-acid sequence: MFSYIAKFAQHQNLSRPLALESVSAGFPSPAEDHLDGYLDLNRFIDHPSATYFFKLQGDSMYPLMRDGDLLVVDRSLVANDGDVVVAIYDGGLTVKRLRRSRVEAWLEPENPAFPRLQCTEHTEIWGVVLIHMHWPSSNSRKPNDRTL